AAACgacaaaagaaagcatCCAATGACTGTACTTGGAAATGTGTCTTTTGGCATGCTTGTGCACTTGGATCGTGTAGAGAATGGAGAGGACGAAAAATCCACCAAAAAAGATGATCTGAATAAACAGTCCAACAATGACAATAATTTTTCCCCACTTTCTAGCGCTATCCATTGCAATCAATCCACCCCCTGCGGCTTGAACCAGAAGTGAGACAATATCAGCTGCAACTAAGATTTTAGTGAAGTACTTCATAGAAATGCAAATGTGCTTTTCAGTGTCGGTAGTTTTAACCAGTTCTCCAAATACCATGTACAGAGTAGCGGCCATCAAAACTGGGGCAATCAAAATGAAGGTCGATTGCATACAGTATACAATAACTGAGTCTTTGTTTTGAGTTGCAATTGCCCTGGCCACGTAACCTACGGATTCCATAACTAAACCGATGATGAAAGGGATCATGATGCAACAGAGACGCTTTTTTCTCCCACTGTTGAAGGTCAAGTTTTGTTTAAAACCAACGTGAAATACCATGAAGGAATGAATCAGTGTAAGAAGGCCAAACACAACTGCAAATGCTATTGCAGCAGGTAGACTTGGGTTGTAGTTGAATAGTTTAAAAGCCATTTGGATTGATGATGCTGTTGTTCCCTAGAGATGTAATTGGGGCCTTTTATACATATCTGCCACTGATTAGATCCACCCCTGCGCCTCTACTtattcaacaacttgatGACTTTCATGCAATGCTTTTTATGAAAAACAAGAGGACATAATGAAGACCATGAAACGATTATTTAAAGACAGTCAAAATAACTGGAGTGAGATATTAGGGTTTAGTCAAATGTAATACCATGATACAACCATATCCTTTGTACTTGCTTCATTGGAAGTTAGAACCTGGAAAGAAGGTCAAAAAATATCACTATGATATTCAGGCCCCTAGTAGTAATAGCCGCACCTCTTGATGCAAGATGCAACAAAACGCAAATTCAGCATTAAGTGCTGTCTGCAACAAAGCCTCGATATTACAATTAAGCTCTGCGAGTTTACCAGTACATAGCGCCATACAGCCAAGGATAATTGAAACTTTCCAAGCCTTGTTTTTGGCCTAATCTGGCGTCATCGCTTAGTCAAAAGGCTTGTATACAATGCATATCCGTTTGTGGCTTATCCCAGTGCATGTTAATAATTTGAAGGCTTAGATTGTAGCACGTCCATCGAGGCTCAGTTAATCCGATTGTACGGCTGTTATATGCAGTCATATAATTCGTCAAATAGAGAACCAGTGccaaagttggaaaaagtGGCATTGGATTTAAGGAAACGTGGTTTCTAAAGTGGATTCTCTTGTCTGCTCTCCAAATTGCCGTTAGCTATGAGTTCTCGTTCATCAACAGTCGAATCTATTTTCGACAACACTGAACATTGCTGGCCATTCGATTTTTGGTATATCAACTTAAATTTGTAATGCTTCGATCTGGTTGGCAGGTCAAACTCGAACCAAGGATGGCACTGAAAGGAGTTTTTTTTACCTATAGTTTAATTGATAAAATTATGAATGAATTTTTTACCTCTGGGCTCAGGTCAGGATTAGCTGAGAACTCTACTGCATTTTAAATTACTGTGGAAATTGAGACGCTCTGTTCATTTGTGCAACAAGCCTAACCACCAAAGTAATCAGTTTTGGCTTACTTCAATAGTAGCAATTATCTCTCCAAGTTCGGAGTAGTAAGCTGCGATTGAACTTCAGTTTAAGACAATCGTCTGTGAAAAGGTTGAGTAGCCTTGGTTTTTCAcgatttttctttcataaTGAGTTTCAGCCCAGGAATGAAGCATGCCAGTTCAATGATTAATATTTACATACCAAGTGATGGTGACGTACACTTAATTTACACTTACATCAGCAATGATCCCTTTGACCGTCACACTGACTTGTAATGTTTCCCCCAGTGAACAAGAAAACAATCAACTCTATCATTAGATACTCACAGCAAAAGATCTGGAGGGAAGAGCTAGGAGTAAAGAGTGAAGGTTTGGCAGGCCGATAGATGCATGAgaggaattgaaaagaaaaaaaaaattcaaatGTTAAAGACATATTGTTTTCTGCCAAACATTCAATACAACATAGCAAGCATCTATTCAGATGTTCTTACTAGCTAACTGTTACCATTTTACCTTTTACTAGTCTTCGTTTGCAAGCAGGACTAGCTAAGACCTTCGCTGGTCCACCAAAGTAGTCGCGACAAAAGTTTAAATTAGTGTTGGAAATTATCAACATTTAACCTCCCAAACACGATTATTAAATAGACCAATAGATGAACAGAGGAAAACCCGTGACCCGTGAGCCTCAGATCAATCCCCAGTCGGTGTCTTTCAAGCCAACCGACTTGATCATTCCGGAATCACTTCAAGAGATGTTTCCTGAACAGGTggatttgttcaagaatctacaagacaaagaaaaacaactAGACCTCTTGGTCAACAGAAAATTACTGGATTTGCAGGATTATCAAAACAACAATATCAATGGAGTCATGGAAGACAGTGATAAGAATGAGATCTTAAGGATATTCATATATAATATAAGTGAGAACCAGCCATGGCAGTTAGCTAAGCAGTCAGAGGACCAGTCAGAGGAGGCCAAAGCGATCGCCGCAGGTTCAGCCCAAGCAGATCCAAGCTGGACTTTACGTATTGAAGGCCGGTTCCTCAATGATGAAGCAGCTGACAACGCTAGTCGCAAGAAGTTTAGCTCTTTCTTATCAAGTATTTCTGTAGAGCTTTTCAAGGGAGCAacgaaagagaaattggaTGCCAACAACATTATCGAATGGCATGATGAATTGCAACAGATCAAATCAGAAATCGAAAGAGAGGAACAACAGTTTGATGGCTTAGATATCAAGCGTGTGGGAAGTAGTATTCCTGGAAATCCAACGGAAGAAGTGAGCTGTCAGATCCTTATTCAGCCAAAAATGTACCCTATCAAGTTGTCGATATTGAGTAAAGATTTGGTCGAATTGTTGGGGACTAATGAAATTACTCAGCATGATTGCTTTgttaaacttttcaactaTATACAAGTGAATGATCTGTTCCAATTTGATCAGGACAAGAACCTgcagcagcaacaaaaCTCAATTCTTATCAAGTCAGACGATGCcttgttgaagattttccaattggaaaagttcaacGTGCCTCAAATGCTGGATATAATTTCTACCAGATTGTTGAAGCCTGTAGAGCCAATAAAGTTGAATTATACCGTCAACACACTAACAAACTCCACTTTAGGAGACATGATCATTGATCTGAAAATTAATTCTGATTTGTTGAATAAATCTTCCGCTGGAGGGGCCAACAAGAGTGTAAGTGACTTAATTAATGAGTTGATGAATAATCAAGCCAACTCGATCGAGGTCAACAAACTCAATGAAAACATAAGTTTGACTTTACAATTATTGAATTATAACAAGATCAAGTATGACTTCTATAAGAAGTTTAGTGAAGATCCTGTaaagtttcttcagaaaaTCAATGATAAGAACCATGAGTTTCTCAAGATTATTTGCAGTGATTCTGTTGGCTACAATACTAATGAGTACATTGATGAGGAGATTTTCAGGAAGAGTGAGTATTACAAGGATAATAT
This window of the Komagataella phaffii GS115 chromosome 2, complete sequence genome carries:
- a CDS encoding Plasma membrane protein with roles in the uptake of protoprophyrin IX and the efflux of heme, which codes for MAFKLFNYNPSLPAAIAFAVVFGLLTLIHSFMVFHVGFKQNLTFNSGRKKRLCCIMIPFIIGLVMESVGYVARAIATQNKDSVIVYCMQSTFILIAPVLMAATLYMVFGELVKTTDTEKHICISMKYFTKILVAADIVSLLVQAAGGGLIAMDSARKWGKIIVIVGLFIQIIFFGGFFVLSILYTIQVHKHAKRHISKYSHWMLSFVVLFVTSLLILVRSVFRVVEFFGGYDGAIASNEKLIYGLDAVPILVGSVIFVFFNYSRLLCKYQTLNDGSDFLLVDKILPSEEGSQKESY